The DNA window GGCTTCCTCTGTGCTTCTATACACACAGATAGAAGACCTCCTCTGTGATCCTATACATACAGATACAAGGCCTCCTCAATGCTCCTATACACACAGATACAAGGCCTCCTCAATGCTCCTATACACACAGATACAAGGCCTCCTCGGTGTGCCTATACACACAGATACAAGGCCTCCTCTGTCATCCTATAGACACAGATACAAGGCCCCCTCGGTGCGCCTATACACACAGATACGAGGCCTCCTCTGTGCTTCTCTACACACAGATACAAGGCTTCCTCGGTGCTCCTATACACACAGATACATGGCCTCCTCGATGCTGATACATGGCCTCCTCGGTGCTCCTATACACACAGATACAAGGCTTCCTCGATGCTCCTATGCACACAGATACAAGGCCTCCTCGATGCTCCTATACACACAGATACAAGGCCTCCTCGATGCTGATACATGGCCTCCTCGGTGCTCCTATACACACAGATACATGGCCTCCTCAATGCTGATACAAGGCCTCCTCGATGCTCCTATACACACAGATAGGAGGCCTCCTCGATGCtcctatacacacaaatacatggcctCCTCGGTGCTCCTATACACACAGATACCAGGCTTCCTCTGTGCTCCTATACACACAGATACATGGCCTCCTCGGTGCTCCTATACACACAGATACAAGGCCTCCTCTGTGCTCCTATACACACAGATACATGGCCTCCTCGGTGCTCCTATACACACAGATACAAGGCCTCCTCAATGCTGATACATGGCCTCCTCAGTGCTCCTATACACACAGATACATGGCCTCCTCAATGCTGATACAAGGCCTCCTCGATGCTCCTATACACACAGATAGGAGGCCTCCTCGATGCTCCTATACACACAGATACATGGCCTCCTCGGTGCTCCTATACACACAGATACCAGGCTTCCTCTGTGCTTCTATACACACAGATAGAAGGCCTCCTCTGTGAATCTATACATACAGATACAAGGCCTCCTCAGTGCTCCTATACACACAGATACATGGCCTCCTCAATGCTGATACAAGGCCTCCTCGGTGTGCCTATACACACAGATAGGAGGCATCCTCGGTGATCCTATACATACATGCCCCTTCATCTCTCTGGCCTGCCAGAACCCTCATAGCCAAAACCTTTTGAAGTTCCAAAGCAGAGGAAAGTGAGGTGCCCTGCCCCTCACTCAGGTCCCTGGATTTGGGGTGCAGGATTCGGGGCTCCCACGGTTCCTTCCTCATGAGTCAGGATCCAGTCACATTCCTCGGGTGATGCACGGAGGGCGCATGAGTCAGATGTGAGAATCTGTTTTTAACAATAAAAGTGATGCCCGGTGAATCTGAGCAATGATGCAAGGAGGGGGAGGTGTGAAAACATGACTCCATCTGTGTATGCAGCCCCCCTTACTCTGTGCACGTGAAActccctcctccaccctcctctgttccctccccatctcttccttCACTCTCCTCTGTCTCCTTTGCATCTCTTCATCCATCCGCCTCTTTCTCTTTTGCATCTGTTCctccaccctctgtctcctccttagCATCTCTTCctccatcctcctctgtccctttGCATCTCTTCctccatcctcctctttctcctttgcATCTCTTCCTTCATCCTCTGTCTCCTTCTTGGCATCTCTTCCTTCATCCTCCTCTGttccctccccatctcttcctccaccctcctctgtgtcctccccatctcttcctccatcctcctctgcctccttcccATCTCTTCCTCCATCCTCCTCTCTTCTTTGCATCTCTTCCTCCATTCTCTTCTTTCTCCTCCACATCCCGTTCCTGTCTCCCccttttccacatatctcttcctcCTCTACCCCGAACCACTTTCTATCCATCTCTCCCACAATCCTcccctgccccttcctgcactgTCCTCCTCCTTTCTCCTTCTCCCTCATCCCTCACCTCATGTTCCACCTTGTAtccgtcccctctctcttctccaTTTCTCCCTCATCACTTCTATCTCTACCTCCTACCTCCTTCTACCACATTCCCTATCCTTCTCTTCCATCAGCTCAATTTGTAGCCCTCCACTGACACGTTTCTACCCCTCTCTCTCCACACCTCTTTTTTATGCAGTATTTTCACCTTCAGCCTTCCCATCCCTCTTCTTCTCAATATCTCCTTCTCTTCTACCTCTTTCTCTGTATCTCATCTGTCTTCCTCTTCTCCACATTTCCTTCTCCTCTGCGTCTTTCTCCTTCTCTCACCTCTGTCTTCCTCTTCTCAACGTTCCTTCTCCTCtgcctctttctccatctctccagTCTCTTTTGTCATCTTCTCAATGTCTCCTTCTCCTCTTGCCCTTCTCCCTCTCTCCTTTCTGTCTTCATCTTCTACACGTCTTCATCTCCTCCGCTCCTTTCTTTGTCTCTCACCTTTGTCTTCATCTTCTCTACGTCTCCTTCTCTTCTGCCCCTTTCACCATCTCTCCTCTCCGTCTTCATTTATTCCACGTCTCATTCTCCTCTGCCCATTCTCTGTCTCTTCTCTCTGTCTTCATGTTCTCCACGTCTCCTTCTCCTCTACCCCT is part of the Pleurodeles waltl isolate 20211129_DDA chromosome 4_2, aPleWal1.hap1.20221129, whole genome shotgun sequence genome and encodes:
- the LOC138294023 gene encoding uncharacterized protein, translated to MDRKWFGVEEEEICGKGGDRNGMWRRKKRMEEEMQRREEDGGRDGKEAEEDGGRDGEDTEEGGGRDGEGTEEDEGRDAKKETEDEGRDAKEKEEDGGRDAKGQRRMEEEMLRRRQRVEEQMQKRKRRMDEEMQRRQRRVKEEMGREQRRVEEGVSRAQNSMKETTGARELNYRPRILSMNEISIPQSAMFYPECFH